Proteins from one Shewanella pealeana ATCC 700345 genomic window:
- a CDS encoding DksA/TraR family C4-type zinc finger protein — MAGGWSRDGAVQDQIDSSVEDAVAAARSRLIGGESRLHCEECGEDIPQARRIAVPGVRLCIACQNELDNSQAKQHLFNRRGSKDSQLR, encoded by the coding sequence ATGGCAGGTGGATGGTCAAGAGATGGTGCAGTACAAGATCAAATAGATAGCAGTGTAGAGGATGCGGTCGCTGCGGCGAGGAGCCGACTTATTGGCGGTGAAAGTCGACTGCATTGTGAAGAATGTGGTGAAGATATCCCACAAGCAAGGCGTATAGCCGTTCCTGGTGTTCGACTCTGTATTGCTTGTCAAAATGAACTTGATAACAGTCAGGCGAAGCAACACTTGTTTAATCGCCGCGGCAGTAAAGATAGTCAGTTACGTTAA
- a CDS encoding S-(hydroxymethyl)glutathione dehydrogenase/class III alcohol dehydrogenase has translation MTAQTIKSKAAVAWAVGQPLSMEIVDVMPPQKGEVRVKMIATGVCHTDAFTLSGDDPEGIFPCILGHEGGGIVESIGEGVTSVKVGDHVIPLYTPECGECKFCKSGKTNLCQKIRETQGKGLMPDGTTRFSKDGVEIYHYMGTSTFSEYTVLPEISLAKVNPEAPLEEVCLLGCGVTTGMGAVMNTAKVEEGATVAIFGMGGIGLSAVIGAAMAKASRIIAIDINESKFDLARKLGATDCINPKDYDKPIQDVIVELTDGGVDYSFECIGNVHVMRSALECCHKGWGESVVIGVAGAGQEISTRPFQLVTGRVWKGSAFGGVKGRSELPEYVERYLAGEFKLSDFITHTMALEQVNEAFDLMHEGKSIRTVIHFDK, from the coding sequence ATGACAGCACAAACAATCAAATCAAAAGCCGCAGTTGCCTGGGCAGTTGGTCAACCGCTATCTATGGAAATCGTAGATGTTATGCCGCCTCAAAAAGGCGAAGTACGTGTGAAAATGATCGCTACAGGCGTATGTCACACAGACGCATTTACTCTTTCTGGTGACGATCCAGAAGGTATTTTCCCTTGTATTCTTGGTCACGAAGGTGGCGGTATCGTTGAGTCTATCGGTGAAGGCGTAACTAGCGTTAAAGTGGGTGACCACGTTATCCCTCTTTACACTCCTGAGTGCGGCGAATGTAAATTCTGTAAGTCTGGCAAAACTAACCTTTGTCAGAAGATCCGTGAAACTCAAGGTAAAGGTTTGATGCCAGATGGCACCACTCGTTTCTCTAAAGATGGTGTTGAAATTTACCACTACATGGGTACATCAACTTTCTCTGAATACACAGTATTACCTGAGATCTCACTAGCGAAAGTTAACCCTGAAGCGCCACTTGAAGAAGTTTGTCTACTAGGTTGTGGTGTCACAACCGGTATGGGCGCGGTAATGAACACCGCTAAAGTAGAAGAAGGCGCAACTGTTGCTATCTTCGGTATGGGGGGTATTGGTCTGTCAGCGGTTATTGGCGCGGCAATGGCTAAAGCATCACGTATCATTGCTATCGACATTAACGAAAGCAAGTTTGACCTAGCGCGTAAGCTTGGTGCTACTGATTGCATCAACCCTAAAGACTACGACAAGCCAATCCAAGATGTGATTGTAGAGCTTACAGACGGCGGCGTAGATTACTCATTCGAGTGTATCGGTAACGTACACGTTATGCGTAGTGCATTAGAGTGTTGTCATAAAGGTTGGGGTGAGTCAGTTGTTATTGGTGTTGCTGGTGCAGGCCAAGAGATCTCAACTCGTCCATTCCAGTTAGTAACTGGTCGTGTATGGAAAGGTAGCGCGTTCGGTGGTGTTAAAGGCCGCTCTGAACTACCTGAATACGTTGAGCGTTACCTAGCAGGTGAGTTCAAGTTGAGTGACTTTATCACTCACACTATGGCTCTTGAGCAAGTTAACGAAGCATTTGACCTAATGCACGAAGGTAAGAGTATTCGTACTGTTATCCACTTCGACAAGTAA
- a CDS encoding GGDEF domain-containing protein yields MLESKVSENSWLLVKYSQAMIRPLSAVGIIFGCAAMFGYLGAMEWIYRPVTNGPATNPLTAMCMIFIGTALWISKKKSDANLALLLLSAVIIITLTLIFDVISGSNFSAILTPFQEQVALELKNGKSNSMGINSSVMFLFIAISLVLFVGQKLIASQLFAFIALAIPTVSFTGYAYGLEQFYGQMSMLTAFIGFVLAIAALMMTAKVGGVNAILSPFIGGKIARRQTAAGYFVPAILGYLLIKSLCAIDGELCGIFVVTICWFVILMISYSALFQEKMDLERRQMEQLLTLAAMNDQLTGLANRRKFHEFAQEELNRVQRNKSQFWVLVMDVDFFKKINDTAGHDMGDQVLIELSKVLKNSVRAVDLVSRMGGEEFSIILSDTTKQGAERVAESIRSSIESIKIKGWTDIYGPITASIGGATSDGADKLENTLKIADSALYQAKQRGRNQVYFAAE; encoded by the coding sequence ATGCTAGAAAGTAAAGTAAGCGAAAACTCTTGGTTATTAGTTAAGTATTCTCAAGCTATGATTCGGCCCTTATCGGCTGTCGGTATTATTTTTGGCTGTGCGGCAATGTTTGGCTATTTGGGCGCTATGGAATGGATATATAGACCTGTCACTAATGGACCTGCGACGAACCCATTAACTGCAATGTGTATGATTTTTATAGGAACCGCTCTTTGGATAAGTAAAAAGAAAAGTGATGCTAACTTGGCGCTGTTGTTATTATCGGCAGTTATCATTATTACATTGACCCTTATTTTTGATGTAATTTCTGGCTCAAACTTCTCAGCGATACTCACGCCTTTTCAGGAACAAGTCGCGCTAGAATTAAAAAATGGCAAAAGTAATAGCATGGGGATTAACTCCTCTGTCATGTTTCTTTTTATTGCTATTAGCTTGGTATTGTTTGTTGGGCAAAAATTAATTGCTTCGCAGTTGTTTGCCTTCATTGCTTTAGCCATACCCACGGTTTCTTTTACTGGTTATGCCTACGGGCTTGAACAGTTTTACGGCCAAATGTCGATGTTGACGGCATTTATAGGGTTTGTTCTGGCCATAGCGGCATTAATGATGACGGCTAAAGTTGGTGGTGTGAACGCAATCTTAAGTCCTTTTATTGGCGGGAAAATAGCACGTCGACAAACCGCTGCAGGTTATTTCGTCCCAGCAATACTTGGTTATTTGTTGATTAAATCGCTTTGCGCAATAGATGGGGAACTATGTGGCATTTTTGTCGTAACTATCTGTTGGTTTGTCATACTCATGATAAGTTATTCAGCTCTTTTTCAAGAGAAGATGGATCTTGAACGTCGACAAATGGAACAGCTACTGACCTTAGCTGCAATGAACGACCAATTAACCGGGCTGGCAAACCGTAGAAAGTTCCATGAATTTGCGCAAGAGGAGTTAAACCGTGTACAGCGTAACAAAAGCCAGTTTTGGGTTTTGGTTATGGACGTGGATTTCTTTAAAAAGATTAATGATACCGCTGGCCATGATATGGGAGACCAAGTGCTTATTGAATTGAGCAAGGTGTTAAAAAATTCAGTTCGTGCCGTAGATCTGGTGAGTCGAATGGGGGGGGAAGAGTTTTCCATCATTCTGAGCGACACGACAAAGCAGGGAGCTGAACGCGTGGCTGAGAGTATTCGAAGTAGCATTGAAAGCATCAAGATTAAGGGCTGGACAGATATATATGGACCCATTACGGCTTCTATTGGCGGCGCTACGAGTGATGGGGCCGATAAGCTTGAAAATACGCTGAAGATTGCAGATAGTGCGTTATATCAAGCAAAACAGCGTGGTCGTAATCAGGTCTACTTTGCTGCTGAGTGA
- a CDS encoding NAD(P)/FAD-dependent oxidoreductase, with product MSRIVIVGGGAAGLEIASMLGRSVNSQDEVILVEGETHHYWKPRFHEIAAGTFDSDLDTICYFSHGANNGYMHYQAWMTDVNRAAKQLVVRKPNGETDTLAYDYLIIAIGAISNDFATQGAKEHCLFLDTPEQARDSWHQISSLLRSGLSRTINIVGAGATGLELAAELAKVSEELSRNPYAAKLNINLIEAADRVLPNGPVKMSEQALLRLEKYQVNVMLNTRIASVEADRMTTSDGQVLNADVQFWAAGIKAPDWLKEIGGLQSNSLNQLVVEQTLATTFDSSIFALGDCAAIPQADGSQVPPKAQAANRAAVHLAKNLVAHLKGKPLKPFVYNDGGMVVAIGHNFAISTMMNDRLILKGRLVRRLYDTIFRLHQKTVSGYLAMSRLIIFKRLKCLFKPV from the coding sequence ATGTCTCGTATTGTTATTGTTGGTGGTGGCGCTGCAGGTCTTGAAATCGCAAGCATGCTAGGTCGCAGTGTAAATAGCCAAGATGAAGTTATTCTGGTTGAAGGTGAAACTCACCATTATTGGAAGCCACGCTTTCATGAGATTGCTGCAGGTACTTTTGACAGCGATCTCGACACAATCTGCTATTTCAGCCATGGCGCTAATAATGGTTACATGCATTACCAAGCTTGGATGACAGACGTCAATCGAGCGGCCAAGCAACTCGTGGTTCGTAAGCCTAACGGTGAAACTGATACGCTAGCTTACGATTACTTAATCATTGCCATCGGCGCAATTAGTAATGACTTTGCTACCCAAGGTGCGAAAGAGCATTGCCTATTCTTAGATACACCAGAGCAAGCCCGTGATAGCTGGCACCAAATCAGCTCACTGCTGCGCTCAGGTCTGAGTCGCACCATTAATATCGTTGGCGCTGGTGCCACCGGTTTAGAGCTCGCGGCTGAATTAGCTAAAGTCAGTGAAGAGTTAAGTCGCAATCCTTATGCGGCAAAGCTTAATATCAACTTGATTGAAGCTGCAGACCGTGTATTACCAAACGGCCCAGTGAAAATGTCTGAGCAAGCATTATTAAGGCTTGAGAAGTATCAAGTTAATGTCATGCTCAATACCCGTATCGCCAGTGTTGAAGCGGATCGTATGACCACCAGCGACGGCCAAGTGCTAAATGCCGACGTGCAATTTTGGGCTGCAGGTATTAAGGCGCCGGATTGGCTAAAAGAGATTGGCGGTCTGCAGAGCAATTCGCTAAATCAATTAGTGGTTGAGCAAACTCTGGCAACGACATTTGATTCATCGATTTTCGCTCTGGGTGATTGCGCCGCGATCCCACAAGCAGATGGCAGCCAGGTACCGCCAAAAGCACAAGCAGCTAACCGTGCAGCCGTGCATTTAGCTAAAAATCTTGTTGCCCATTTAAAGGGCAAGCCCCTCAAGCCTTTCGTCTACAACGACGGTGGCATGGTAGTCGCTATCGGCCATAACTTTGCCATTAGCACCATGATGAACGATAGATTGATCTTAAAAGGCCGCCTAGTCCGTCGCCTCTACGATACGATTTTCCGTTTACATCAAAAAACTGTCAGTGGTTACTTAGCCATGTCACGTTTGATTATCTTCAAGCGACTAAAGTGTCTATTTAAACCAGTCTAA
- a CDS encoding HupE/UreJ family protein translates to MSQSLGTAIKFMVMLCGLFASFSLFAHGVDEDTKQFLTLNQGVSILPFIYIGAKHMVTGYDHLLFLVGVVFFLYRTKDVLLYVSLFTIGHSITLLVGVYYDIQVNAYLIDAIIGFSIIYKGFDNLGGFQRVFGFQPNTKVAVMIFGLFHGFGLATKIQEFQLPQDGLVPNILAFNVGVEIGQFLALGLVLILMSIWRRHKSYLQFSTVTSTLLMSAGVMLVGFQLTGYFIS, encoded by the coding sequence ATGAGCCAATCTTTGGGCACAGCCATTAAATTCATGGTGATGCTATGCGGGCTATTCGCCTCTTTTTCACTGTTTGCCCATGGTGTCGATGAAGATACCAAGCAATTTTTAACTCTTAACCAAGGGGTATCAATTCTGCCCTTTATCTATATTGGTGCTAAACACATGGTCACGGGTTATGACCATTTACTGTTTTTAGTCGGAGTGGTTTTCTTCCTCTACCGCACTAAAGACGTGCTCTTGTATGTGAGTCTATTCACCATTGGCCACAGCATTACTCTGTTAGTTGGCGTGTACTATGACATACAAGTAAATGCCTATCTGATCGACGCTATCATCGGCTTTTCCATTATTTATAAAGGTTTTGATAACTTAGGAGGCTTTCAAAGAGTATTTGGTTTTCAACCCAATACAAAAGTCGCAGTCATGATATTTGGTCTGTTTCATGGCTTTGGCTTGGCAACTAAAATTCAGGAGTTTCAATTACCGCAAGATGGACTCGTTCCAAACATCTTAGCATTCAACGTGGGGGTCGAAATCGGCCAGTTTTTAGCGCTTGGATTAGTGCTCATTTTAATGAGTATCTGGCGTCGGCATAAAAGCTACCTGCAGTTTTCAACGGTGACAAGTACCTTGTTGATGAGCGCCGGCGTAATGCTTGTGGGCTTCCAGCTCACTGGCTATTTCATTAGCTAG
- a CDS encoding LysR substrate-binding domain-containing protein, whose product MFNWEGVSEFVAVAEAESFTKASQRLGISTAQVSRQISALETRLASKLFHRTTRKVSVTEVGRVYYQHCRQVLDGLEEAERAITNLQTTPRGLLKITAPVTYGEKTIAPLINDFASLYPELEVKLNLSNQKLDLVDEGYDLAIRLGHLEDSSMMAKKLSSRTQYVCASPNYLATYGLPHSLSELDQHNCLIGTMDYWRFQESGKTRNVRVKGSLSCNSGHALVDAAIKGIGIVQLPDYYVLPFIESGELTPLLEQNRQPEEGIWALYPQNRHLSPKVRMLLDFLSEGLK is encoded by the coding sequence ATGTTTAATTGGGAAGGTGTGAGTGAGTTCGTTGCCGTCGCAGAAGCCGAAAGCTTTACCAAGGCATCGCAACGGTTAGGGATCTCGACTGCGCAGGTTAGTCGGCAGATAAGTGCATTAGAAACACGCTTAGCCTCTAAACTGTTTCATCGCACCACCAGAAAGGTATCTGTTACCGAAGTGGGTCGGGTCTATTATCAGCATTGTAGACAGGTACTCGATGGCCTCGAAGAAGCCGAGCGCGCCATTACTAACTTACAAACTACCCCAAGAGGCCTGTTAAAGATCACTGCGCCTGTAACCTATGGTGAAAAAACCATTGCTCCACTAATTAATGACTTTGCATCGCTGTATCCTGAGCTTGAAGTCAAACTCAATCTAAGCAATCAGAAGTTAGACCTAGTCGATGAGGGCTATGATCTGGCGATCCGCCTTGGCCATTTAGAAGATTCAAGCATGATGGCTAAGAAGCTCAGCAGCCGAACTCAATATGTGTGTGCCTCGCCAAACTACTTAGCAACTTATGGTTTACCCCATTCACTATCTGAACTTGATCAGCATAACTGTTTAATTGGCACCATGGACTATTGGCGCTTTCAAGAGAGCGGTAAAACCAGGAATGTACGGGTTAAAGGCAGCTTGAGTTGCAACAGTGGCCATGCCCTGGTTGATGCAGCCATTAAAGGCATAGGCATAGTGCAGCTGCCCGATTATTACGTATTACCCTTTATTGAATCGGGTGAGCTAACCCCCTTGCTCGAGCAAAACCGCCAACCCGAAGAAGGGATCTGGGCGCTGTACCCACAAAATCGCCACCTTTCGCCTAAGGTACGCATGCTGCTGGATTTCCTGAGTGAAGGCCTAAAATAG
- a CDS encoding DUF6491 family protein — translation MRTLPILLLILSIALSGCASSEASKERAAMYTFTELEQVNSIGNFRMDGWESVDKYSVIVNSRPRQSYLLILSGGLNDLKFAQGLLVTSTLGKVEVGFDTVSTVQDPMMKAQIKRIYKLENKQQKNDIKAKIEAFADSK, via the coding sequence ATGCGTACATTACCAATACTGTTGTTGATATTGAGCATTGCATTGAGCGGTTGCGCCTCGAGCGAAGCGAGTAAAGAGCGGGCCGCAATGTATACTTTTACTGAACTTGAACAGGTAAATTCAATCGGTAATTTTCGTATGGATGGTTGGGAAAGTGTCGATAAATACTCAGTTATCGTTAATTCCCGACCTAGGCAGAGCTATTTGTTGATCTTGAGTGGTGGCTTAAATGATCTTAAATTTGCCCAAGGCTTATTGGTAACATCCACTCTCGGCAAGGTCGAGGTGGGTTTTGATACTGTCTCTACCGTGCAAGACCCTATGATGAAGGCGCAAATAAAGCGGATCTATAAGCTGGAGAATAAACAGCAGAAGAATGATATTAAGGCCAAAATTGAAGCCTTCGCTGATAGCAAGTAG
- a CDS encoding ShlB/FhaC/HecB family hemolysin secretion/activation protein, which translates to MERVCGLALSIFFSIQAGAASAEKKITAVENKAADDYQQKKQTKNIVIKSNDIFDLSDPETFFIHRWANYLHINTRDLVIRDKLSFSEGDKVSLKNLEEAQRLLRAQAYLRDARVTFSQPAADADLADEGENILVETWDNWSLLPTFSASHSGGESKFSFGLKEDNLLGYGIRTRIKYQSNVDRTGYLFAVEAPVNVIKHATIAASFYDNSDGQAKHVYFEKPFYSLDGTHSYSAEYLDDLRIDTLKQNGQDISEFEHIESYNNAHLGWLVERDSKQLSRVITGITQDRHEFAHVDSYPMSALPQDRDFLYPWIAYQYLQDDFKVLNNVHLIKNNEDFNLGWQHYFKLGIETRDISDNSPIGYHIDLISSRGYQGDGQLVLLGMDAKGVFATSQKDFYQVNLAAEYFYHITQKWTAYSKLRVSTSQNNYLDEPFALGDETGVRGYPNDYQYGDHQWAFTAELRHYPNINLYQLAELGWAIFTDVGHAFGGPDENNAVSSPIGSFGIGARIYSSKSSYGNVAHIDLSVPYTSGPEVNSWEWRFQVKSHF; encoded by the coding sequence ATGGAACGGGTTTGCGGCCTAGCATTATCGATATTTTTTAGCATCCAAGCGGGTGCAGCTTCGGCTGAAAAAAAAATTACCGCTGTCGAAAACAAAGCTGCAGATGATTACCAGCAAAAAAAGCAAACCAAGAATATTGTCATCAAGAGTAATGACATTTTTGACCTATCCGACCCCGAAACTTTTTTTATTCATCGATGGGCCAATTACCTACATATCAATACTCGAGACTTGGTGATCCGCGATAAACTGAGCTTTTCAGAGGGCGATAAAGTCAGCCTAAAAAACTTAGAAGAAGCACAACGACTGCTACGGGCGCAAGCCTATCTTCGCGATGCCAGAGTCACATTTTCCCAACCTGCTGCTGATGCCGATCTTGCCGATGAAGGTGAAAATATTCTGGTCGAAACTTGGGACAACTGGTCACTATTACCAACCTTTAGTGCCAGCCATAGCGGTGGGGAGAGCAAGTTTTCGTTCGGTCTTAAAGAAGATAATTTGCTCGGCTACGGCATTCGTACCCGTATAAAGTATCAATCAAACGTTGATAGAACGGGCTATCTGTTTGCCGTTGAAGCACCTGTGAACGTCATCAAACACGCGACTATCGCCGCAAGCTTTTACGATAATAGCGATGGCCAAGCAAAGCATGTTTATTTTGAAAAACCTTTCTACAGTTTAGATGGCACTCACAGCTACTCCGCCGAATACTTAGATGATTTACGTATCGACACACTCAAACAAAACGGACAGGATATCAGTGAGTTTGAACATATCGAGAGCTATAACAACGCCCATTTAGGTTGGCTAGTCGAGCGCGATAGCAAACAACTCTCAAGAGTTATCACGGGGATTACCCAAGACAGGCACGAGTTCGCTCATGTCGATAGTTACCCTATGTCAGCACTGCCACAAGACCGAGATTTCCTCTACCCATGGATCGCATATCAATATCTACAAGATGACTTTAAGGTGCTCAACAATGTGCACCTAATTAAAAATAATGAGGACTTTAACTTAGGCTGGCAGCATTATTTTAAGCTCGGTATAGAAACTCGAGATATCAGTGATAACTCACCTATTGGTTACCATATTGACTTGATATCGAGCCGTGGCTATCAAGGCGATGGACAGCTGGTTTTATTAGGGATGGATGCCAAAGGGGTGTTTGCCACCAGCCAAAAAGATTTCTATCAAGTTAATCTTGCTGCAGAGTACTTCTACCATATCACCCAAAAATGGACTGCCTACTCAAAACTCAGAGTCAGCACTTCGCAAAATAACTACTTAGACGAGCCATTTGCCTTAGGTGATGAGACAGGCGTTCGCGGCTACCCAAATGACTATCAGTATGGCGATCATCAATGGGCCTTTACCGCCGAACTCCGTCACTACCCCAATATCAATCTGTATCAGTTAGCCGAGCTCGGCTGGGCAATTTTTACCGATGTGGGCCACGCCTTTGGCGGCCCCGATGAAAACAATGCGGTGTCATCACCTATCGGCAGTTTCGGTATTGGCGCGCGAATTTATTCATCGAAATCGAGCTACGGCAATGTGGCCCATATCGACTTAAGTGTGCCCTATACATCAGGGCCTGAAGTGAATAGTTGGGAGTGGCGTTTTCAGGTGAAGAGTCATTTCTAA
- a CDS encoding threonine/serine ThrE exporter family protein, whose protein sequence is MDNQEFLEKRRFIIRLGKALHKFGTPAYRLEAHLQGVSNVLGIEGYFLISPTAMTFVLQHEEDQEYNHVARVKPGELDLGSLARTDELVEELMSGQRTLSEALERLEEIANKPNPYGTKLTLMAFGTSAGAFAMLMGTSWNDVFWSGILGLMVYGLVYRAERSKRMAEMLEPLAAILCAIAAYAIAQFDPSVNIPVVILSGIIIFIPGLALTLGLAELAARDLISGTARVMDAFMLLFKLYFGVILGMAIGKTLFGEVTYQPPESLPQWGIWAAVPILSTALVIIFKARLKDSPWGIMAGIVAFFSAMLGGLYFGESIGIFFGALAVGVYSNLFARWMKAPASIALLQGIVILVPGSKTYIGLNTLILGETIFNQSHLGIQIFLIFMSIVAGLIFANVAVPPRRTL, encoded by the coding sequence GTGGATAATCAAGAGTTTTTAGAAAAGCGCCGTTTCATCATTAGGCTCGGTAAGGCACTGCATAAATTTGGTACTCCGGCCTACCGCCTTGAAGCCCACTTGCAAGGTGTGTCTAACGTGCTCGGCATTGAAGGTTATTTTTTGATTTCGCCTACTGCGATGACTTTTGTGCTGCAACATGAGGAAGACCAAGAATATAACCACGTCGCCCGAGTGAAACCCGGTGAACTCGATTTAGGCTCACTAGCTAGAACCGATGAGTTAGTCGAAGAGCTCATGTCTGGTCAACGCACGCTTAGTGAGGCACTTGAACGTCTAGAAGAAATTGCCAATAAGCCTAACCCCTACGGCACCAAATTAACCCTAATGGCCTTTGGCACTTCAGCAGGTGCTTTTGCCATGTTAATGGGCACCAGTTGGAACGATGTGTTCTGGTCAGGAATATTAGGCTTAATGGTTTATGGTTTAGTCTATCGCGCCGAGCGCTCTAAACGCATGGCTGAGATGCTTGAACCTCTCGCCGCCATTTTATGCGCTATTGCCGCCTATGCCATTGCCCAATTTGATCCCTCGGTGAATATTCCCGTAGTGATCCTCTCTGGCATTATCATTTTCATACCCGGTTTAGCCTTGACGCTCGGCTTAGCCGAACTGGCTGCACGAGATTTAATCTCAGGTACAGCAAGGGTCATGGATGCCTTCATGTTGCTATTTAAGCTCTATTTTGGGGTGATCTTAGGCATGGCTATAGGTAAGACACTATTTGGTGAAGTAACCTATCAGCCGCCAGAATCTTTACCCCAGTGGGGAATTTGGGCGGCGGTCCCCATTCTTTCTACAGCGCTAGTGATTATCTTTAAAGCGCGTCTAAAAGATTCACCATGGGGGATTATGGCGGGCATCGTCGCCTTCTTCTCAGCCATGTTAGGTGGACTCTATTTTGGCGAATCTATCGGTATTTTCTTTGGTGCATTAGCAGTAGGCGTATACTCCAACCTCTTCGCCCGCTGGATGAAGGCTCCCGCCTCTATCGCACTCTTACAAGGTATCGTCATCTTAGTACCCGGCAGCAAAACCTATATCGGCCTTAATACCTTAATCTTGGGTGAGACTATCTTTAATCAGTCGCACTTAGGCATTCAAATCTTCTTAATTTTCATGTCAATTGTTGCGGGCTTAATTTTTGCCAATGTCGCAGTGCCACCAAGGCGCACCCTGTAA
- a CDS encoding DMT family transporter, whose translation MSWIFLLLGVVAEVLSHVALKATDGFSKPLPAALVILGHLTAFIFLGQAMKGMPVGVVHALWAGLAIVSVTLISALFYREHLDMTAWIGMVLVAAGVMMINFSQGHAH comes from the coding sequence ATGAGCTGGATTTTTCTTTTATTGGGTGTGGTTGCGGAAGTGTTATCTCATGTGGCGCTAAAAGCCACCGATGGTTTTAGTAAGCCTTTACCTGCGGCCCTGGTTATTTTAGGTCACCTAACAGCTTTTATCTTTTTAGGCCAAGCAATGAAGGGCATGCCAGTAGGTGTGGTGCATGCTTTATGGGCCGGTTTAGCGATTGTGTCAGTGACATTAATCTCAGCTCTATTTTATCGCGAACATTTGGATATGACGGCTTGGATTGGAATGGTACTGGTGGCTGCAGGTGTGATGATGATTAACTTCTCACAGGGGCATGCTCATTAG
- the gfa gene encoding S-(hydroxymethyl)glutathione synthase, with product MTTLIHPQVDNGIPATAASFAGGSLQCKCANNPVEVTIAAQTAHNHVCGCSKCWKPEGALFAQIAVVAKDKVSVTANADKLHIIDESAAIQRHACKECGTHMYGRIENTGHPFYGLDFVHTELSKQQGWSAPEFAAFVSSIIESGTAPEAMADVRQTLKDLGLPPYDCLSPALMDAIATHVAANK from the coding sequence ATGACAACGTTAATTCACCCACAAGTCGACAACGGCATTCCTGCAACGGCAGCTAGTTTTGCTGGCGGATCACTGCAATGTAAATGTGCAAACAATCCAGTTGAAGTCACCATTGCAGCACAAACTGCTCATAACCATGTATGTGGCTGCAGTAAATGTTGGAAGCCTGAAGGCGCGCTATTTGCACAAATTGCCGTAGTCGCAAAAGATAAGGTTAGCGTAACCGCTAATGCCGACAAGCTACACATCATTGATGAGAGCGCTGCAATTCAACGTCACGCTTGTAAAGAGTGCGGCACTCATATGTATGGCCGCATCGAAAACACGGGGCACCCTTTCTATGGCTTAGACTTTGTGCATACAGAGCTATCTAAGCAGCAAGGTTGGTCGGCGCCAGAGTTCGCTGCGTTTGTATCTTCAATCATAGAGTCGGGTACTGCGCCTGAGGCTATGGCAGATGTTCGCCAAACTCTTAAGGATCTCGGTTTACCTCCTTATGACTGTTTATCACCAGCATTAATGGATGCAATCGCGACCCATGTTGCGGCTAACAAATAA
- the fghA gene encoding S-formylglutathione hydrolase — translation MTVENISVNKSFGGWHKQYSHQSKTLNCAMRFAIYLPPQASNGKKVPVLYWLSGLTCTDENFMQKAGAQRMAAELGIAIVAPDTSPRGDDVADDTGYDLGKGAGFYVNATQAPWNRHYRMYDYVVNELPQLIESMFPVSDKRSIAGHSMGGHGALVIAMRNPQAYQSVSAFSPITNPVNCPWGKKAFTAYLGRDTTTWVDYDASLLMRQATEFVPALVDQGEADDFLIEQLKPEVLEAAAKMSGYPLTLNMQEGFDHSYYFISSFIENHLRFHAEHLVK, via the coding sequence ATGACCGTTGAAAATATCAGTGTAAATAAGAGCTTTGGTGGTTGGCATAAGCAGTACAGCCATCAATCTAAAACACTTAATTGCGCAATGCGATTTGCCATTTATTTACCGCCTCAAGCGTCAAATGGTAAAAAAGTGCCAGTGCTGTATTGGTTGTCAGGTTTAACCTGCACCGATGAAAACTTTATGCAAAAAGCCGGTGCTCAGCGTATGGCTGCTGAGCTGGGTATTGCGATTGTTGCCCCTGATACCAGCCCACGTGGTGACGATGTTGCCGATGACACGGGTTACGACTTAGGTAAGGGCGCAGGTTTCTATGTTAACGCTACCCAAGCTCCTTGGAACCGTCATTATAGAATGTACGATTATGTGGTTAATGAATTGCCACAGCTGATTGAGTCTATGTTCCCGGTTAGTGATAAGCGCTCAATAGCGGGCCATTCTATGGGCGGCCACGGTGCACTCGTAATTGCCATGCGTAATCCACAGGCTTACCAGTCGGTGTCGGCATTTAGCCCAATTACGAACCCTGTTAACTGCCCTTGGGGCAAGAAGGCGTTCACTGCTTATTTGGGTCGTGATACGACAACTTGGGTTGACTACGATGCGAGCTTATTAATGCGTCAAGCGACTGAGTTTGTGCCAGCGCTAGTGGATCAAGGTGAAGCTGATGATTTTCTTATCGAACAGCTAAAGCCAGAGGTACTAGAGGCCGCAGCCAAGATGAGTGGATATCCTTTAACGCTAAATATGCAAGAAGGCTTCGATCATAGCTACTACTTTATCTCTAGCTTTATCGAAAACCACCTGCGTTTTCATGCTGAGCACTTAGTTAAGTAG